ATTAGACAGCAAATCGTTCCAGAAACATTGGTTATTGACTCACtagaaaaagaaacaacatttgcataaaatgagaaagaaaaaaaaaaaaagccccTACTCAACTTAAACTACTAAGTCTTGCTCCATAATAAACTTACATGAACCCCAACCAATGATTCAAATCTCACGActccaaattttcttttttaaaaaaaaaagccataACGCTCTCTATCTGTTTGTTTGAACCATGCTGTTGTTGTCAAATTCCTCGAAAACTACCTCTTCGGAGGTCTtgcatcatcttcatcatcactatcctcctcttcctcttcctcagcAGCTCCTCTCTTCCTCTTGGGAGGAGCCTCAGATTTTCCCGCACCCGAGTTATCATTCTCGTCGTCATCTTCACCTTCATCGATGTCTTCCTCCACACCATTCTCTTCAGGCTCGAAATCACTCGCATCCTCTTCATCTTCAGCCCGACCAATTGGCCTCACTAGGTAATCAGTCCCAAGATCCTCCTGACCAATCCccaaataacaaaacatatgTTACTTTCAGTTTCATACTTAAACCCAAGTTCTagtaatcaaacaaaaaataagttacTTTTGAGTTCACTATGTTCTTTACAACAGAAGACACGACTGTCAGAAagtattatttaaagaaaagtcgcaactttttttttatttagagaaaGAAAGTTAAAAACAGGACAGTTTCTAGTTACTGTAAGAAAACATTAAACAGATCCAAACTTCTACTAAGCTAATTAGCAGCataaaaccctagatctacaATTTCAATTTATCTAAGagattaaaccctaaatcgattTATCTCAGAATCATAcctcatcttcaccatcttcgTCGTCCTCGTCGtcatcatcgtcgtcgtcatcgtcatcatcatcatcatcatcatctccgtttccgtcttcttctccttcttcatcttcgtcTTCAGCCGACTGTACCGGAGGCCCACCTAGGGACTGCAAAACCTGGACCTCGTCGtcgtcttcatcttcctcatcatcgTCACCTTCACTTCCatcgacttcttcttcttcttcctcgtcggaGCCTTCTTCTCCTCCGTCTTTAACTTCTTCCACTTCACTGTCGTCGTCGCTGAGAATCACGGTTTCCTCTTTGAACTCCTTGTCATCATCAACTCCAGTCATCTTCTTCCGGAAACGAGTAGAGATTTTTCGATTTTCGTGGAGAGTTTTTGGGAttaaagtagagagagagagagggaagggTTTACAAGGTTCGACCAACTGCATAAAGGAGTACCGTCTTTGAAATTTAATCTGAACCGTTGAATCTGAATTCGACGCGGATAGGTGACGTGGCTTTAGATCGGACGGTTCGTGTGAGAGAACAATGTGGTTTAGATGAATATGATGCCATAGCGGCGGGCCAAactgaaaaaaagaaagttaatattatttgtcCTTTTTTGTGAGGGATCACACACGTGAGAAGATTTATTTCttacaatattaattaaattcgATATCTTAATCGAATATTCTAGCTTCTAAAGCCTATCGATGAAGCCCAATACGCTTTTTTATGGCCCAACTGATTGTAACAACTACCAAGGCTAAGTTAACTCTTCAAATGCTTAGATTTTATCTTTACAAAATGGGATAGTATAGTGTTAAGACTTTTTTgtgttacaaagaaaaaaaaatagtcttGACTTTTTTTTACTACATCGttctgtaatttttattataaatgatGGTAAACTACTTGAGATACTAATAATAAATGATAGCAGGTTATCTGGTAATTGGTAAACCCAGAGAATCGATGTAGCTAGCACTCAACATTCTGTTTCTCTCTGCCTGAAGTTATCAGCCGAAACTCAATATTTCTATCCAAGTGCCGGAAGATCTCTGTTATTGATTTTGTAGCCCTAGTCAAACATCAAGAACTTTCTCAAGTCAAACGCTATTATTTTTGTGGTCTTTAGAGTTATGAGTGTAGGTGCTCAACTCTTAACatctcaaaaaaaattaaaagagaatTTTTGGACTCTTATTGCTAGGGCGAACCCTAAGATGTCTCATCTTCTGTTTGCAGATGATAGTATTTTTCTACAAGACGGAAGTGAGCATTGTACAGAGCTTATGAACATTCTATATATCTACAAGAAAGCATTAGGAACAAGACTAAATGCGACAAAATCTCTTATCGTTTTTGGAAACCGAGTTGATCAGTCCTTGAAAcaagatataaatttttttcttataattttcgCTGAAAGAGTCATGGGATTGGACTTAGGATTGCCCAAACAAATATTTGGATCAAAgatgaaagttttctttttctacAAAATCGACTCAATAGACGCACCAACACATGGTCATCATAACTTTTATCGAATGGAAGGGAAAAAgtccatataaaatatttagctCAAACAGTTCTGACATTTGTGATGTCGTGTTTCACATTCACACAAGGCATTATTGACAAACTTAAGAATACGATTTCAACTTTTGTGGAGCTCATAACAAAACAGAAGAAGCTTACACTGGGTTGCATATGATGAGATATGTACCCTAAGGATATGGGGGTGCTGGATTTTCCAGATATACATGACTTCAATATAGTGTTtcttacaaaataattatagagATTATTCAATTTTTGTCGTCTTTGTTGGTCCATGTTTTAAAGGGAAGGTACAACAATTATTCACTGGTTGTTGATAGAGTTTGAAGATGTTTTTGGTTTACAACACATACGGCCGCTATTTTTTTTCCTCCACATAACATACATTTATATGTATTTGTTGTGTTTGTTTGTCTCTATCTTTGTTTTTTCACTTCTTGTGAGaataaattcttaaaataatttttcagtCTTGAATTTATCATATCCATGTCCAAATACAAGTCCACCATCATGGCCATAACTAGGACCACGAGTGTAGCCACTTTCCCTTCGACGGTTATTGGTCGAATTTGTTTTTGCTATACTCGCTTAAGAAAATGAAATAGAACTAGTTgaacttctttttttgttggtCGAAAAGGGGTTAGTATACCTCACAAGTTCAAAGGTTAAGATAGCAAGCTTATAGAATTCAATTCTTGGTCATATATTTTGATCTTTTATTATAATTCACTTCAGTAATCATTTAGCTACTTGTTCAATTATATTTGCACGACTTTGCAACATTCATTTGCTACTGGCTAATTCCTATATCTATCTAAATATTACATGCCTAACAACAATCATGTTTcactttatatatttacaaggaACCCGAACTCTCTCGCTTACTCTCCTCTTTCATAAACGGTAACCTTAGATCTAAGTTATTATCACATAGTTTCCAAGTTATTGATATATTCTCGCATGTTTTTCCAAACAACGGGTTTTCATATGCGGCATAAAGAAGCTATTTAAGAGCACATGGCGTGGAATGGATTTCCACGGATCAGTCTAATCAATACAAAACGAGTTTAAGTTAGGAAGCATGTAAATCACGCTTAGGAAGTCAGAGTAAACAATGAATTAAATCAATCACAAAGGTTCAACCGAGCTATTAAATAGATTGCTGTCAGGAGAATCTCTACGGGATCTTCTCTAATATGGGTCATGTGTCTtcattttttcttctgtttttcttatttattttaagaaatttgaaTTTAACATCGCACATGTTGGTAAAGATAACTTTGTTTAGTTTTGTAGCTTTTTGgttaatgataatatattttggtatatttAGAAGCTAGAGGGTATGACTGGTAAACTACAGAATAACTGAGCGATAGTTCAAGTAGAGTAATTAAGAAGTAGAGATAAGAAAATAGAAAGTCAAGAATAATCTATTTTTCACTTCAAAAACAGAGATAAAAAAAGTGAATATATACCTCTATTtaaatgtgtttcaaaaaaaagaaagaaaaaaaaacctctaTTTAAACAGTACCAAGCTAAGAGAGATAAAAGTTGTTTTTAGCTGATTGAAAAAACTAAGTGCAACTGAGTGAAAAAGTAATtatctttagaaaaattatcGCTACATGTGTTTCTCAGTCACACCCAGAATGTAAATCTTTTTTAGTTAACTCTTGAATTACTAAGATTCACATGTTCAAGTTTCAttaggaaaaaggaaaattcaTTTAACGTGGTATGAATTTCGTTCTAGAAAAATATATCGGCTTACAGATCTAGCAGTTTTTAATCATTAAAAAAGTTAACTTATGAACAtgtttgttatattatatttcagaTCATCTGCTGGCTCCTTTTGCTTTTTATCAGATTTATGTTATACATGCATCTGTTTTAAATGAATCAGATATGGACAACAGATTTTGTTGCGGGTTTATTGTCTGATTGTGAC
This genomic interval from Brassica napus cultivar Da-Ae chromosome A6, Da-Ae, whole genome shotgun sequence contains the following:
- the LOC106346398 gene encoding nucleolin, encoding MTGVDDDKEFKEETVILSDDDSEVEEVKDGGEEGSDEEEEEEVDGSEGDDDEEDEDDDEVQVLQSLGGPPVQSAEDEDEEGEEDGNGDDDDDDDDDDDDDDDDEDDEDGEDEEDLGTDYLVRPIGRAEDEEDASDFEPEENGVEEDIDEGEDDDENDNSGAGKSEAPPKRKRGAAEEEEEEDSDDEDDARPPKR